From Triticum urartu cultivar G1812 chromosome 2, Tu2.1, whole genome shotgun sequence, a single genomic window includes:
- the LOC125540716 gene encoding transcription factor WRKY45-2-like has protein sequence MAALVTPAAASAALVSEMMAQGRKSAAALEALLQVQDHAGIRDLTAEILRCCDRALAALHGKQGRNKRKSPSHGGAATQTKSKRRTGASSGEATTAARVERKRNWDDGFMWTKYGQKDIRGRDHPRHYFRCAYALDAGGCPARRQVQRSEGDDPPLYVLTYFGDHTCRHHGDMAAVLEDVKTIQPPLILDFGSAGSRSPLPEPDGVDVQSGNTSRAESEEVAAEVGIVDSMLLADFPPPAGQVAELSLSADGVRSRCSSSLASADPSAAVCYEWDYAGDCSFDYVSEFFDSEDIALYR, from the exons ATGGCGGCACTAGTAACCCCGGCAGCCGCTTCTGCTGCGCTGGTGTCCGAGATGATGGCTCAGGGCCGCAagtccgccgccgccctcgagGCCCTGCTCCAGGTCCAGGACCATGCTGGGATCCGGGATCTCACCGCTGAGATCCTCCGCTGCTGCGATCGCGCTCTCGCCGCCCTCCACGGCAAACAAGGCCGGAATAAGCGCAAGTCGCCCTCCCACGGCGGCGCAGCCACTCAGACAAAGTCCAAAAGAAG GACGGGCGCGAGCAGCGGAGAGGCGACGACTGCGGCGAGGGTGGAGAGGAAGAGGAACTGGGACGACGGCTTCATGTGGACCAAGTACGGCCAGAAGGACATCCGGGGCAGAGACCACCCGAGGCACTACTTCAGGTGCGCCTACGCGCTCGACGCCGGCGGCTGCCCTGCCAGGAGGCAAGTCCAGCGGTCCGAGGGGGACGACCCTCCCCTCTACGTGCTCACCTACTTCGGCGACCACACCTGCCGTCACCACGGTGATATGGCCGCCGTCTTGGAGGACGTCAAGACGATACAGCCGCCGCTTATCCTCGACTTTGGCTCGGCGGGCAGCCGCTCGCCTCTACCGGAGCCCGACGGTGTTGATGTTCAAAGTGGAAATACCTCACGCGCGGAGTCGGAGGAGGTCGCAGCCGAGGTGGGCATAGTTGACTCGATGCTGTTGGCAGACTTCCCGCCGCCCGCGGGGCAAGTGGCGGAGCTGAGCTTGTCTGCGGACGGCGTCCGTAGCCGTTGTTCCTCCTCCTTGGCATCGGCGGACCCTTCGGCCGCCGTCTGCTACGAGTGGGATTACGCCGGCGACTGCTCCTTTGACTACGTTAGCGAGTTCTTCGATTCCGAAGACATTGCCTTGTACCGATAG
- the LOC125534776 gene encoding uncharacterized protein LOC125534776, whose translation MAGEVSGTVPCNARVYVNGVTGYYMRFQAHGRKYSVDIVKGAHGTRIKGSGWKKFTSDFSLRKGAVVIFDLDMHPRQAYVVVQPVEGSISDVDGDVEMIDGDNSDVDEDGGSIPIEYTRGITLNDAQQDILNALVLSFKTEFLGVSFVHCLTTTDTQAGQMKVPERVASSLNIPKEGLAGVCLSSGEAKTRVEYSTSTDGRIAFNKKQWRCFLSKTTLVINDYIFMLFKASSKSYMNVTVVVSKL comes from the exons ATGGCAGGAGAAGTCAGCGGA ACTGTCCCATGCAATGCAAGAGTCTACGTCAATGGCGTTACCGGTTACTACATGCGGTTTCAAGCACATGGACGCAAGTACTCTGTTGACATTGTGAAGGGGGCACACGGGACCAGGATCAAGGGGAGTGGCTGGAAGAAATTCACTTCTGACTTTTCACTTCGGAAGGGTGCTGTCGTCATTTTTGACTTGGACATGCATCCGCGCCAGGCATATGTTGTTGTTCAGCCAGTTGAAGGAAGCATTTCAGACGTGGATGGTGATGTAGAGATGATAGATGGAGACAACTCAGATGTGGATGAAGACGGTGGCAGCATACCGATCGAGTATACAAGGGGCATAACTCTGAATGATGCACAACAGGACATTCTCAATGCATTGGTGCTCAGCTTCAAGACCGAGTTTTTAGGAGTATCTTTTGTACACTGTCTTACTACAACCGACACTCAAGCTGGACAAATG aaagtgcCAGAGAGGGTTGCTTCAAGCTTGAACATCCCTAAAGAAGGGTTGGCTGGGGTTTGTCTAAGCAGTGGGGAGGCAAAGACTCGTGTTGAATACAGCACGTCTACTGATGGTCGTATAGCTTTCAACAAAAAGCAATGGAGGTGTTTCCTCTCAAAGACTACCCTGGTGATCAATGACTACATCTTCATGTTATTCAAGGCTAGCAGCAAGTCTTACATGAATGTTACCGTCGTCGTCAGCAAGCTTTAA
- the LOC125534778 gene encoding ethylene-responsive transcription factor RAP2-3-like codes for MRRSPRAHPLATSPLPAPHHHRAIMPPRRWGSSGYRGVRARPNGWYSAEIRSGDVRLGLGTFRTAHAATRTYDAAAWRLERPPSQMNFRYVHTSEQAQAVAPPPRLITDQDYADHIRLQRRLLVAEEDEQAMAEWRRRHPEDVANERAYWAERTARRRAERADRRQRKALAISQCDIVEAGGRLIFTSDDERWEDI; via the coding sequence ATGCGGCGCTCGCCACGCGCCCATCCCCTCGCCACCTCGCCACTTCCAGCGCCCCACCACCACCGCGCCATCATGCCGCCGCGCCGCTGGGGATCTTCAGGCTACCGCGGCGTCCGCGCACGCCCCAACGGCTGGTACTCCGCCGAGATCCGGTCCGGCGACGTCCGGCTCGGCCTCGGCACGTTCCGGACCGCGCACGCAGCGACCCGCACGtacgacgcggcggcgtggcgcctaGAGAGGCCTCCGTCGCAGATGAACTTTCGGTATGTCCACACGAGCGAACAGGCACAGGCCGTCGCCCCTCCGCCTCGTCTGATCACGGACCAGGACTATGCGGACCACATTCGgctgcagcgccgcctcctcgtcgccgaGGAGGACGAGCAAGCCATGGCGGAGTGGCGCCGGCGCCACCCAGAGGACGTCGCCAACGAGCGCGCCTACTGGGCGGAGAGGACGGCAAGGCGCCGTGCGGAGCGGGCGGATCGGCGTCAACGGAAGGCTTTGGCGATATCACAGTGTGATATCGTTGAAGCAGGTGGGAGGTTGATCTTCACGTCAGACGACGAACGTTGGGAGGATATATGA